The window TTGTTCGGATGGACGTTGCCAGCACCGGACGTGGAGTTCCAGCGGAACTCGCCGTGGTCGTCCTCACCCCAGGCCTTGAAGTCGAAGTCCAGGGTGAACGCGTCGAGCGGGATGCCGCGGCTGCGGTAGCCCCGCACGATCGCCTCGACCTCGGCCTGGTCGCTGCCCCACTCGCTGTTGTTGAACCCGAACGCCCACTTCGGTGACATGGCGGGCTTTCCGGAGATCTCCGCGACCGCGCCCATGGTGTTCTTGGGCGCGCCGACCGTCACGTAGTACGCGACGTTCACCTTCGACACCCCGCTGTACTCCAGCGCGGTGTCGGTGATCGCGAAGTCGCCGTCGACCGAGTCGACCAGCAGCCCGTACCGGTTCGTGTAAGCCAGCGGAGCACCGGCGTCGCCCTGTTGGTTGGCGCTGACCCGGCCGCCGTCGTTGCGCTGCATGCCCTCGGCGAGGTTCTGCTTCGGGTCGTTCTCCGCCCACGGCACCGGGCTGCTGGTGATGCCGTAGAACCGGTCACCCGCGGCGTGGGTGAACTTCACGCCGTCCGGGTGCACGCCTTCGGCGGCCTGCTCCCGCAGGACCAGCGCGCCCACGGAGTCGTAAATGGACAGTCGGGCCGGGTTCTTGTCGATCTTGACCGTCAGCCGTGCGGTGGTGACGACCATCGGGTCGGACGCGGTGTCGATCGAGGCGGTGTTGCCGCTCCCCCACGTCTTGGCCGGGTCGATCACCTGCGTGGGCGCCTCGAAGTCGCCGCCCGGCCGGTAGTCGACCTTGACGATGTCGGGCCGGAGCACCTGGACGATCAGGTTGTCGGCGCCCACGGAGATGTCGAGGGTGTCGCCGGTGACGGTCACCCCGGTGACCGCGCCGAGTCCCGCCGCGTGCGCGGGAACGGTCGCTATCGCTGTGGTGGCAAGGGCAATGGCGGTGGCGAGCAGCGCTGCTCGGCGCATCGGAGACTCCGCTCAGCTCGGGGTGACGGTCAGGTGGTCGACGTTGATCGCGTTGGTGTCCTGTGGACCGCGCCAGAGCACGACGGTGTGCAGCCCGGCCGAGAGCTGGACGGTCACCGCCACGTCGGACCACGTGTCCCAGTTGCCCAGGCCACCGAAGGTGGGTCTGGACTGGATCGCCCCGTCGACCGCCACTGTGCGCACCGCGGGCGCGCCGCCGTTGCCGTAGCGGAACTTCAGTGTGTAGCTGCCGCTCGTGGGGGCCTGGACGACGAAGGAGACGCCGCTGTCGGACGGCCCGAAGTTGTCCACGAACCCGGTGCCGGTGTAGCCGGCGTGGTCGGTGCCGACCGTGACCGCCGTCTTGGTCGCCGTCTCGGCCTCGTACCGGTCGGCGGCGGGCGGGGAGAAGCCGCGCGGGATGTAGACCATGTCCCAGTACCGCAGCGACGGCAGGGTGAACTGAAGGTACCGGCCCGAGGAGTCCGTGCCCGTGGTGTACGGGAGTGACGCGCTGACACCGTTGTTGGTGTCCGGGGAGGCGACGTAGACGCCGGTGGGATTCATGTCCGGGCCGATGTAGTACTTGACCGGGATGTTGTTCAGCGTCGGCGCGGTGCTCGCCGCGTTGCGCCACACGTCGTCGTTGCCGATGAGGTTGACCAGGTTGATCACGTCGTGCGTCGAGGTCCGCGACAGGTTGGTCCACACCGTGTTGCCGGTGGCGTCCGGGCTGGTGGCGACGCCGCTGAGCTTGACGAACTGCGCCCCGGAGTCGGTGTTGACCGCGTCGAACAGCAGGTTCTCGTACGCGGTGGTGAAGTCGTAGTAGTCCTTCATCCACGCCGAGAGCGAGTTCGGCATCTGCTTGTAGTGGTTCGGGAAGTACGGGTGGGTGAGCATCTGCCCGCCCTCCCCCATCTCGATGTGGCTCGCGCCCATCGCCGCGAAGGCCGCGTTGGTCAGGCGCACCGACGCCTCGTCGAACGTGCCGAGCGTCAGGTTGTCGAGGTTGACCCAGCCCGCCGTGTCGACCCGCAGCCGCAGCGTGTGGGTGCCCGGGGTCAGGTGGACGACCTTGTACGCGTCGTAGTCCCAGGTGTCCCAGCTGTTGTGCGTCGGCTTGAACGGGAACCGGACCGTCCCGGCGTCGACGCCGTCCACGAGCAGAGTGCGCGAGACGGGGGCGCCGGTGGCGTTGGCGTGGCTGAAGTTCAGCGAGTAGTCGCGCTCCTCGGGGACGGTCACGCTGAACTCGACCCAGTCGCCGACGTCACCGTAGCCGTCGACGAACCCGGTGCCGGTGTAGCCGGTGTGGTTGGTGTTGACGCCGACCCCGTTGCGCGTGGCGTTCTCCGCCTCGTAGCGCGGGCCGAGGTTCTCGCCGTAGTTCATGTACGCGGCCAGCACCATGGCCTTGCTCGCGCCGTCGACCTTGGGCGCGTCGCGGCGCGCGGCGTGCACGTAGTTCTTCAGCGACTGGTAGGTGGGCGCCGCGTCCCAGATCTCGGAGTACAGGAAGTCGACGTCGGCGTTGGCGGTCACGTCGGCGACGCCGAACCCGCCGTCCGCGCCGTCGACCAGGTTGAACGCGGTCACCGCGCGGTTCGGGTCGTTCGCGGTGAGCGCCGCCTTGGCCGCGTCCACGATCCCGGAGAAGCTGCTGGTCAGCGGCACCGGACTGCCGTCGTGGGTGTGGTAGGTGCCCTGCCACGCGCCGAGCTGGTCCATGTGGACGCCGTCGAAGCCCATGGTGTCGACCTGGTCGACGTACTCGCCGACGATGTGGTCACGCCAGTTCGGGTCCTGCGGGTTGAACATCCACAGGTTGGTCTGCGGGTCCATGTCGCCGAAGTCGAACTGCCACTGCTGGGCGTGGGCGGTGTCGTTGAACAAACCCCAGGTCGGGGAGACGCCGGAGACCTGCTCGTAGTCCTGCAGACCCGCGTAGGTCATCGCGTACGGCATCGCGGCCACGCCCGCGTCGTGGGCGGCGTCGATCTGGTTGACCACCGACTGCCGCGCGATCGGGATGCCGGACCAGTCGTCCCAGGTGTCGGCGACGACCCCATTGACCCGCTTGATCGGCTTCTCGTGCCGCCACATCCAGTCGTAGAGCTGCACGGCGTTGAGGTGGTAGTCGCGCACGAGCTGCTGGACCTTGGCCCGCGCCTGCTCGGTCGTCTCACCGACCGGGAAGTCGTGCAGGTAGCCGTAGCGCGGATAGCGGGTCCACGTGCTGGAGACGTCGACCGCGGTGACGTCCTTGGAGCCGTCGGCGGTGACCTCGGCGAGGTAGCCGCGGAAGTCGGTCGAGGGGGCGGTCCAGTTCAGGGTGACCGCGACCTGCTGTCCGGCGGGGACGCTCGCCTGCTGCGAGACCGAGCCCGCCCCCTGGGCGAGGTGGGTCATCGACAGCTGCACCGGACCGGTCCACCCGGACCCGGAGTTGTTCTTCAACACGGCCACGACAGGCACTTGGGCGCCGGGTGCGTAGCGCGCCTTGTCGACGTACACGTCGGTGACGAAAACGTCGCCGACGGCGAGCGCGGTGGGCGGCGTGGTGAGTGCGACGAGGGCCGCGGTGGAGAGGAGAGTGAGGCCAGTACGCGATAACCGGCGACGAACGACGGACGAGGTGGCTGGCATTGGGCGCCTCCGAGTCGGGAGTCCCGGAAGCGTGACACCGTGAATTTCGTGTGTCAAGAAAGTGACGGAACGTGCGGGGGATTTCCGCCGAATTTCTTGACACACGAAATTTGAGACCTGATGATGGCTCCACTCCGGACGGAGCGGAGGGACCGAGAGGCAGCGATGAACACCGACAGCCCCACCCCCGGCGGCCAATCCCGCGGCCGGAGCACAGCACAGGCGACAACCTCGCCCACGCTCACCTTCCCCACCTACGGCAGGCCCGGCGGCGCTGCCGACGTCATCGGCGAGCAGACCCGGGCGCAGGTGTTCGCGGCGCTGCTCAGCGGCGGACCGCTCTCCCGCACCCAGCTGGCCCAGCGCACCGGGCTGTCCGCGTCCAGCGTCACCAAGGTCGTCACCCCGCTGCTGGAGTCCGACTACGTGCTCGAAGTGGGCGTCGCACCCGCCGAGGGCGGAGCGGGCAGGCCGCAGCGGATGCTCGCGGTCAACCCGGAGCGGCACGCGGTCGTCGGGGTCAAGCTGCACCCGGCGCACGTGACGGCGGTGGTCACCGACATGGCCGCCAGGGTCACCGCCCGCGGAAGCCGCAAGCTGCGCAGCTCGCGGCCGGAGCTGGTGCTCGCCGCCGCGACGGAACTGGTCGGCGAGCTGCTGTCCGGCCGCGGACCCGAGGTCCCCACCGTCCTGGGACTCGGCGTCGGCGTCGGCGGGCACGTCGACACCGCGGCCGGTGTCTGCGTCCGCTCCGGCGTGCTCGGCTGGGAATCGGTCGACATCGCGGGCCCGCTGGCGAAGTCGACGGGACTGGGCACGGTCGTCAGCAACGACATGAGCACGCTCGTCATCGCCGAGCACTGGTTCGGCAAGGGCCGCGACACCGCCTCCTTCGCGGTCGTCTCGGTCGGCGCGGGCATCGGCTGCGGGCTGATGATCGGCGGGAACCTGCACACCGGCACGTCCGGGACGGCGGGCGAACTCGGGCACATCCCGCTCTCGCCGCGCGGTCCCAAGTGCACCTGCGGCAACCGGGGCTGCCTGGAGGCGGTCGCCTCGACCGGCGCGATCCTGCGCGGGATCGAGGAGCGCGGCGGCCCGAAGTGCAAGACGCTGGCCCAGGCCATGCGGCTGGCGCACGACGACCATGGCACGGGCGGGGCCGCCGCCAAGGCCACGTTCGAGAACACCGGTGAGGCGCTCGGCCGCGGCCTCGCCACGCTCTGCAACCTGCTCAACCTGGAAAAGATCATCCTGTCCGGCGAGGGCGCGGTCGCCTACGACCTGTTCGGCCCCTCGCTGCAGGCCGCCTGGCGCGCGCACAGCTTCTCCACCGCCGCGCAGGACTGCGAACTGATCATCGACGTCGTCGATGACGACCTCTGGGCACGTGGTGCGGCCTGCCTGGTCATCCAGGCCGCCGTCGGGGTGTCGCCCGCGAGCCGCTGAATCCCGGCCTGTCTTGGCCGGTACTGAAAGGACATGCCATGACAGGCACGAAGGTGCTGGCGATGCTGGCCGCGACGGCGTTGGCCACCGCGGGCTGCGGCTCGTCGGGAGAGCAGCCGAGCAGTGGTCCGGTGACCGTCACCTACTGGCACGGGTACAACGAGACCGGCGAGGAACTGCAGACACTGCGTGACGTCGTGATCCCCGCGTTCGAGAAGGCCCACCCGAACATCAAGGTCAAGCAGGTCCCCTTCCCGGACGAGGCCCTGCGGCAGAAGGTGCTCGGCGCCGCGGCGGGCGGGGAGCTGCCCTGCCTGCTGCGCAGCGACATCGTCTGGGTGCCGGAACTGGCCAAGCTCGGTGTGCTGGAACCGCTCGACGCCAAGCTCAAGGACTTCGACGCGCTGGCCAAGCGGACCTTCCCCGGCCCGCTGGAGACGAACAAGTACCGCGACAAGTACTACGGCCTGCCGCTCGACACCAACACCCGGGTGCTGATGTACACCCCCGCCGCGCTCAAGGCCGCGGGCCTGGAGAAGGCGCCGGAGACGTTCGAGGACGTGCGGGCGGCGGCGGCCAAGCTCAAGGGCTCCCCCGTCAAGGCGTTCGCCGACGGTGGCACCGACGGCTGGAACCTGCTGCCGTGGATCTGGTCCGCGGGCGGCGACCTGCTCAATCCTGAGCTGACCAAGGCCTCCGGATATCTCGACTCGCCGGAGAGCGTCGCGGCGGTGCAGCTGCTCGTCGACCTCCGCAACGAGGGCCAGCTGCCCGACATCATGCTCGGCGGCACCGGCGGCACACCGACCGACGAGGGCATCGCCAAGGGCGAGTACCTGTCCACACTGGACGGTCCGTGGACGTTCCCGATCTACGAGAAGCAGTTCCCCGGTGTCACCGTGGCCACCTCGAAGATGCCCGCGGGTCCCGGCGGCAGTGTCTCCGTCGTCGGCGGTGAGGACATCGTGATGACGAAGTCCTGCCCGGACAAGGAAGCGGGCGGCGAGTTCATCCGCTACCTGCTCTCCGACGAGGCACAGCTGGAGATGGCCAAGGTCGGCCAGATGCCCGTGCTCGCCGACCTCGGCGCGCGGCTCACCTCGATCAAGCCCTACTACGGGATCTTCGTCGAGCAGCTCAAGACCGCCCGCCCGCGCCCGCCGGTGCCGCAGTACAAGAAGATCGAAAGCCTGCTCTCCCAGCACGTGGCGGAGGCCCTCAAGGGCACCGTCAGCCCGCAGCAGGCGCTGACCGACGCCGCCCGGGCCATCGACGCCGTGCTGGCGCAGGACTGACACCGTGTCGGTCCTGGCTTCCGAAGCCACCGCGCGACCCGCTTCCGTTCCCGTACGCGGGAGCGGGCCGCGCGGCCCACGGCTGAGCACCAGACTGCGCGCCGCGCGCGTGCCCTACCTGTTCCTGCTGCCGGGGTTCGCCGTGTTCGTCCTGGTCATGGCCTACCCCATGGCGCAGGCGTTCCGGATCAGCCTGCACGAGTGGAACATCCTGCCCGGCGCCGAGAGCACGTTCGTCGGCGTCGCGAACTACCTGCGGGCGCTCGAAGACCCGGTGTTCTGGAAAGCGCTGGTCAACACCGGCGTCTACATGCTCGCCACGGTGCCCGCGCAGCTCGCGCTGGGCATGCTGGTCGCGCTGATGCTCAACCGGGCCATCAAGGGGCGCACCTGGTTCCGGGCGCTGTACTACCTGCCCGTGGTGACCAGCTGGGTTGTGGTGTCGCTGCTGTTCCGCTACCTGTTCGTCACCGACGCCGGGCTGGTCAACTACGTGCTGGTCGACCTCCTGCACGTGACCGACACACGCATCGCCTGGCTGCAGAACCGGTGGACCGCGATGGTGGCGATCTGCGCGCTGGGCATCTGGAAGGGCGTCGGCTGGTCGATGATCATCTTCCTGGCGGCGCTGCAGAACGTGCCCAAGGAGCTGACCGAGGCGGCCGAACTCGACGGGGCCTCCCCCACCCGGCGGTTCTTCTCGGTGGTGCTGCCGATGTTGCGCGCGGCTGTCGCGTTCGTGACGATCATGCTGGTGATCGGCGGGTTCAACGCGTTCACCTCGATCTACCTGATGACCGGCGGCGGGCCGGGCAACGACACCCAGGTGCTGCTCACCTACATGTACGAGCAGGCGTTCGACTTCCTCGACTTCGGCTACGGCTCGTCGATCGCCTACCTCCTCACGCTGATCGTGTTCGCGCTGAGCGTCGTGCAGTTCCGCGTGTTCCGCTATTCCGAGGAGGACTAGCGTGTCTGTCCACAGTGACCGGACAGCCCGGCGCAACCCGTTGGTATACCTCGTGCTCGTGGCCGGGCTGCTGCTGACGATCACACCGTTCCTGGTGATGATCTCGACGTCGTTCACCGACCAGAGCCTCGTGCTGGAGCTGCCGCCCAAGCTGCTCCCGGCCGACCCGACGACCCGCAACTACACCGACGCGCTGAGCTCCAGCGGCTTCGCGCTGTACTTCGCCAACAGCGCGGTGGTCGCGGTGGCGACGGTGGCAGGAGTGCTGCTGCTGTCGTCGATGATGGCGTTCGCCTTCGCCCGCTTCACCTTCCCCGGCAAGTCCGTGCTGTTCGGCGCGTTGATGGCGGCGCTGATGATCCCGGGGATGATCCTGATTCTCCCGCAGTTCCTGGTGGCCAGGGACCTCGGCCTGATCGA is drawn from Actinokineospora alba and contains these coding sequences:
- a CDS encoding glycoside hydrolase family 66 protein → MPATSSVVRRRLSRTGLTLLSTAALVALTTPPTALAVGDVFVTDVYVDKARYAPGAQVPVVAVLKNNSGSGWTGPVQLSMTHLAQGAGSVSQQASVPAGQQVAVTLNWTAPSTDFRGYLAEVTADGSKDVTAVDVSSTWTRYPRYGYLHDFPVGETTEQARAKVQQLVRDYHLNAVQLYDWMWRHEKPIKRVNGVVADTWDDWSGIPIARQSVVNQIDAAHDAGVAAMPYAMTYAGLQDYEQVSGVSPTWGLFNDTAHAQQWQFDFGDMDPQTNLWMFNPQDPNWRDHIVGEYVDQVDTMGFDGVHMDQLGAWQGTYHTHDGSPVPLTSSFSGIVDAAKAALTANDPNRAVTAFNLVDGADGGFGVADVTANADVDFLYSEIWDAAPTYQSLKNYVHAARRDAPKVDGASKAMVLAAYMNYGENLGPRYEAENATRNGVGVNTNHTGYTGTGFVDGYGDVGDWVEFSVTVPEERDYSLNFSHANATGAPVSRTLLVDGVDAGTVRFPFKPTHNSWDTWDYDAYKVVHLTPGTHTLRLRVDTAGWVNLDNLTLGTFDEASVRLTNAAFAAMGASHIEMGEGGQMLTHPYFPNHYKQMPNSLSAWMKDYYDFTTAYENLLFDAVNTDSGAQFVKLSGVATSPDATGNTVWTNLSRTSTHDVINLVNLIGNDDVWRNAASTAPTLNNIPVKYYIGPDMNPTGVYVASPDTNNGVSASLPYTTGTDSSGRYLQFTLPSLRYWDMVYIPRGFSPPAADRYEAETATKTAVTVGTDHAGYTGTGFVDNFGPSDSGVSFVVQAPTSGSYTLKFRYGNGGAPAVRTVAVDGAIQSRPTFGGLGNWDTWSDVAVTVQLSAGLHTVVLWRGPQDTNAINVDHLTVTPS
- a CDS encoding extracellular solute-binding protein, which encodes MTGTKVLAMLAATALATAGCGSSGEQPSSGPVTVTYWHGYNETGEELQTLRDVVIPAFEKAHPNIKVKQVPFPDEALRQKVLGAAAGGELPCLLRSDIVWVPELAKLGVLEPLDAKLKDFDALAKRTFPGPLETNKYRDKYYGLPLDTNTRVLMYTPAALKAAGLEKAPETFEDVRAAAAKLKGSPVKAFADGGTDGWNLLPWIWSAGGDLLNPELTKASGYLDSPESVAAVQLLVDLRNEGQLPDIMLGGTGGTPTDEGIAKGEYLSTLDGPWTFPIYEKQFPGVTVATSKMPAGPGGSVSVVGGEDIVMTKSCPDKEAGGEFIRYLLSDEAQLEMAKVGQMPVLADLGARLTSIKPYYGIFVEQLKTARPRPPVPQYKKIESLLSQHVAEALKGTVSPQQALTDAARAIDAVLAQD
- a CDS encoding ROK family transcriptional regulator; this translates as MNTDSPTPGGQSRGRSTAQATTSPTLTFPTYGRPGGAADVIGEQTRAQVFAALLSGGPLSRTQLAQRTGLSASSVTKVVTPLLESDYVLEVGVAPAEGGAGRPQRMLAVNPERHAVVGVKLHPAHVTAVVTDMAARVTARGSRKLRSSRPELVLAAATELVGELLSGRGPEVPTVLGLGVGVGGHVDTAAGVCVRSGVLGWESVDIAGPLAKSTGLGTVVSNDMSTLVIAEHWFGKGRDTASFAVVSVGAGIGCGLMIGGNLHTGTSGTAGELGHIPLSPRGPKCTCGNRGCLEAVASTGAILRGIEERGGPKCKTLAQAMRLAHDDHGTGGAAAKATFENTGEALGRGLATLCNLLNLEKIILSGEGAVAYDLFGPSLQAAWRAHSFSTAAQDCELIIDVVDDDLWARGAACLVIQAAVGVSPASR
- a CDS encoding carbohydrate ABC transporter permease; translated protein: MSVLASEATARPASVPVRGSGPRGPRLSTRLRAARVPYLFLLPGFAVFVLVMAYPMAQAFRISLHEWNILPGAESTFVGVANYLRALEDPVFWKALVNTGVYMLATVPAQLALGMLVALMLNRAIKGRTWFRALYYLPVVTSWVVVSLLFRYLFVTDAGLVNYVLVDLLHVTDTRIAWLQNRWTAMVAICALGIWKGVGWSMIIFLAALQNVPKELTEAAELDGASPTRRFFSVVLPMLRAAVAFVTIMLVIGGFNAFTSIYLMTGGGPGNDTQVLLTYMYEQAFDFLDFGYGSSIAYLLTLIVFALSVVQFRVFRYSEED